The Chloroflexota bacterium genome contains a region encoding:
- a CDS encoding phosphotransferase translates to MATTPIKDVWLINGIPGAGKTTVSRGLAKRFPKGAHIEGDRLHAFVVAGNVPPGEKPEEESNRQLYLCAKNLCLLARSFAEAGFVPVMDYVVASRRNLGRYEEQLAGHRLYFVTLAPLIEVVLTRDAQREKHFAKQFAYLDGVMRRELTGVGLWVDSSRMTAEETVEHIMRWKRQALLH, encoded by the coding sequence ATGGCGACGACCCCCATCAAGGACGTGTGGCTCATCAACGGCATCCCCGGCGCGGGCAAGACGACGGTCTCGCGCGGGCTAGCCAAGCGCTTTCCCAAGGGGGCGCACATCGAAGGGGATCGCCTCCACGCCTTTGTGGTTGCGGGGAACGTTCCGCCGGGAGAGAAGCCGGAAGAGGAGTCGAACCGACAGCTCTATCTCTGCGCCAAAAACCTCTGCCTGCTCGCACGTTCCTTTGCGGAGGCCGGGTTCGTGCCGGTGATGGACTATGTTGTGGCCTCTCGGAGGAATCTTGGACGCTATGAGGAGCAGCTTGCGGGCCATCGTCTCTACTTTGTGACGCTCGCCCCTTTGATCGAGGTAGTCCTCACACGTGACGCCCAACGGGAGAAGCACTTCGCCAAACAGTTCGCTTATCTGGACGGGGTGATGCGCCGCGAACTCACAGGCGTGGGGCTGTGGGTAGACTCCAGCCGCATGACGGCGGAAGAGACGGTGGAGCACATCATGAGGTGGAAGAGGCAGGCATTGCTCCATTAA
- a CDS encoding arginine--tRNA ligase, translating into MELIKDRLAQSLREAAEAAVKSGALPELGVLEIVIERPQNAGHGDFATNMAMRLARSARMAPLEIAKRLVAHMPKSAAIEAASVALPGFINITLSKPWLQEQVNLINGLGESFATVAKGNGERVQVEFVSANPTGPVHVGHGRGAVLGDALASVLQAAGYTVQREYYINDAGNQMQNFYKSLYARTAQAFGMDVKMPDDGYMGRYMVDLAEEIIAEAKDKKALEQQVREKPEEAQKELGAGGLKKMLAQIREDCEALGVRFDEWFSEASLFAKGQYAKVLDALRDSGYLAQREGATWFTSTSLGEDKDNVIIRSNGTPTYFATDIAYHYNKFAERGFDRVIDLWGADHQGHVPRMKAAVSALGIDPARLSILTSQLVTLKRGGEVVRISKRTGDIITLREVVDEVGKDAVRFFLLSRSADSQMDFDLEAAKTQSQENPVYYVQYAHARIAGILRLGAEKGIDYSKGDVALLKDEAELALIRKMLELPELIEKMAALMEPHHLAHYAQDLATAFHWFYKQCRVVSSEPGDEAITAARLKIVASAKVALAATLHLMGMTAPEKM; encoded by the coding sequence ATGGAACTTATCAAAGACCGGCTGGCTCAGTCGCTCCGTGAAGCGGCGGAGGCCGCCGTGAAGTCGGGCGCCCTGCCGGAGCTGGGCGTCCTGGAGATCGTCATCGAGCGGCCGCAGAACGCCGGGCACGGCGATTTCGCCACCAACATGGCGATGCGCCTGGCCCGCAGCGCCCGCATGGCGCCCCTGGAGATCGCCAAGCGCCTGGTGGCGCACATGCCCAAGTCGGCCGCCATCGAAGCGGCATCCGTCGCGCTGCCGGGCTTCATCAACATCACCCTCTCCAAGCCCTGGCTCCAGGAACAGGTCAACCTCATCAACGGCCTGGGCGAGTCCTTCGCCACCGTCGCCAAGGGCAACGGCGAGCGCGTCCAGGTGGAGTTCGTCAGCGCCAACCCCACGGGGCCCGTCCACGTGGGCCACGGCCGCGGCGCCGTGCTGGGCGATGCCCTCGCCAGCGTCCTCCAGGCGGCGGGCTATACCGTCCAGCGCGAGTACTACATCAACGACGCCGGAAACCAGATGCAGAACTTCTATAAATCGCTCTATGCCCGGACGGCCCAGGCCTTCGGCATGGACGTGAAGATGCCCGACGATGGCTACATGGGCCGGTACATGGTCGACTTGGCGGAGGAGATCATCGCCGAAGCGAAGGACAAGAAGGCCCTGGAGCAGCAGGTGAGGGAAAAGCCGGAGGAGGCGCAGAAGGAGCTTGGGGCCGGCGGCCTCAAGAAGATGCTGGCCCAGATCCGCGAGGACTGCGAAGCGCTGGGCGTGCGCTTCGATGAGTGGTTCAGCGAAGCATCCCTTTTCGCCAAAGGCCAGTACGCGAAGGTGCTGGACGCCCTGCGCGATAGCGGCTACCTGGCCCAGCGCGAAGGTGCCACCTGGTTCACCTCCACCAGCCTTGGCGAGGACAAGGACAACGTCATCATCCGCAGCAACGGCACGCCCACCTACTTCGCCACAGACATCGCCTATCACTACAACAAGTTCGCCGAGCGCGGCTTTGACCGGGTGATAGACCTTTGGGGGGCCGACCACCAAGGCCACGTGCCGCGCATGAAGGCCGCCGTCTCCGCCTTGGGCATTGACCCGGCTCGCCTCTCCATCCTCACTTCCCAGCTCGTCACCCTCAAGCGCGGCGGCGAAGTCGTCCGCATCTCCAAGCGCACCGGCGATATCATCACCTTACGGGAAGTGGTGGACGAAGTGGGCAAGGACGCCGTCCGCTTCTTCCTCCTCTCCCGATCGGCCGATAGCCAGATGGACTTCGACCTGGAAGCGGCGAAGACGCAATCCCAGGAGAACCCCGTCTATTACGTCCAGTACGCCCACGCACGCATCGCCGGCATCCTGCGCCTCGGCGCGGAGAAGGGCATTGACTACTCCAAGGGCGATGTTGCGCTCCTCAAGGACGAGGCGGAGTTGGCCCTGATCCGCAAGATGTTGGAGCTGCCGGAGCTCATCGAAAAGATGGCCGCGCTCATGGAGCCGCACCACCTGGCCCACTACGCCCAGGACCTGGCCACGGCCTTCCACTGGTTCTATAAACAGTGCCGGGTCGTCTCCAGCGAGCCGGGCGACGAGGCCATCACCGCCGCGCGCCTCAAGATCGTCGCCTCCGCTAAGGTGGCGCTGGCCGCCACCCTGCACCTTATGGGGATGACCGCGCCGGAAAAGATGTAG